In Deltaproteobacteria bacterium, a genomic segment contains:
- the murB gene encoding UDP-N-acetylmuramate dehydrogenase, with the protein MRNIEVAFHVKLREYTTIGIGGAADRLVFPRSAAQVREVVLAEGRSGRPVQVLGAGSNLLVADSGVSATVLCTKKHLSKVVFLSGGSVVVEAGAMLPRLAVLCALSGLSGMEPLSGIPGTVGGALSMNAGAYAQSIGELVEWVEVVDAEGEIHRVEARAIRFGYREAKYPVQGIVARAGFRFGPGTREAVFERMRQFNEKRRASQPWGERTFGSAFRNPPEGAGKARELLERAGMKGEREGDACFSEKHANFLVNRGRATAADVRRLLSRGQSAVRVSCGVLLLPEVKMWGDFDV; encoded by the coding sequence GTGCGGAACATCGAAGTCGCGTTCCATGTGAAGCTGCGGGAGTACACCACCATCGGGATCGGGGGCGCCGCCGATCGGCTGGTGTTTCCGCGGTCGGCGGCACAGGTCCGGGAGGTCGTTCTGGCGGAGGGCCGTTCGGGTCGCCCCGTACAGGTCCTGGGGGCGGGATCCAACCTCCTGGTGGCGGACAGCGGCGTGTCGGCCACCGTGCTGTGCACGAAGAAGCACCTCTCCAAGGTGGTGTTCCTCTCCGGCGGATCGGTGGTCGTCGAGGCGGGAGCGATGCTCCCCCGGTTGGCCGTTCTCTGCGCCCTGTCCGGACTTTCGGGGATGGAGCCGCTCTCCGGGATCCCGGGAACGGTGGGCGGCGCGCTGTCGATGAACGCCGGGGCCTACGCGCAGAGCATCGGGGAGTTGGTGGAGTGGGTGGAAGTGGTCGACGCCGAGGGGGAGATCCACCGGGTCGAGGCGCGGGCGATCCGGTTCGGGTACCGGGAGGCGAAATATCCCGTCCAGGGGATCGTGGCGCGGGCCGGGTTCCGGTTCGGGCCCGGGACGAGGGAGGCCGTTTTCGAGCGGATGCGGCAGTTCAACGAGAAGCGTCGCGCCAGCCAGCCGTGGGGGGAGAGGACCTTCGGATCCGCGTTTCGCAATCCTCCCGAGGGCGCGGGAAAGGCCAGGGAACTGCTCGAGCGGGCGGGGATGAAGGGTGAGCGGGAAGGGGACGCCTGCTTCTCCGAGAAGCACGCCAACTTCCTCGTGAACCGGGGACGCGCCACCGCGGCGGATGTCCGGCGGCTCCTGTCCCGCGGCCAGAGCGCGGTGCGGGTGTCCTGCGGCGTCCTGCTCCTGCCCGAGGTCAAAATGTGGGGGGACTTCGATGTCTGA